ATCAGCAGCATCTCGCAATCCATCACCAACAAAATTGAATGCTAGAACAACAACTAAAACAAATATTGCCGGACTTAATAACCACGGGGTATGAGCGATGGCCGGGATATTCTGCGCATCTTTCAGCAATACCCCCCAGCTAATCGCTGGGGATTGTAATCCTAATCCAATGAAACTTAATGCAGTTTCTCCGAGGATCATTCCGGGAATAGCTAACGTCATCACCGCAATGATATGACTATAAAACGAAGGAAGTAAATATTTAAAGATAATTCGTAGTGTGGAAGCGCCATCTAATCGAGCTGCCATAACAAAATCTTCTTCCCGTAACGCCATGAATTTTCCGCGTACCACTCGCGCTAACGATGTCCAACCAATCAACGAAAGAATGATAATAATGCCAAAATAAATTTTTACCATTGACCAATACGGCGGTAATGCCGCAGATAATCCCATCCATAACGGTAAACTCGGAATCCCCATAATAAACTCGATGATTCGCTGAATGACACGGTCAATCCATCCGCCATAATATCCTGAAATTCCGCCAATGATTATTCCTAATAAAAAACTTATACCAATTCCTAATAGACCGACCGTTAACGAAATCCGGCTGCCGTAAAATATCCTCGAGAGTAAACATCTTCCGGCTTTATCAGTTCCTAAAAGATATATCGGCTGCGAGGCTATCCCAGTTCCAAATAAATGTCGGGAACATTTGAACAATCCCCATAATTTATATTCATCACCGCGAACAAAAAAATATATCGGAATTCGCTGGTGATAGTTGATAAGATATTTTTCTCGATAGGTTACCGGATCTCGAGTCATGGTCATCGGATAGACAAACGGTCGAAAATGAAATTTACCATTCGTATCAATAAAATGGATTCCTTGTGGCGGGGCATTGAGATACGCAATATTGCGTTTCCGTGGGTCATTAGGAGATAAAAACTCACACAAAGCTGCTATACCATAGAAGATGAGTAAAATAATACTAGCCACCACTGCCATTTTATGGCTCAAAAACTTCCAGCGAATTAACTGCCACTGGGAAGCCATGAATATTTTTTCGTCTTTATTCGATTTCATCCTAATGCTTTGTACTTCATCCTTGAGTTATACCGATTCACGGATCCGTGGATCGACCCAAGCAAGTAATAAATCGGAAATTAAGGTTCCGATAACTGTCAACGAACTTAACACCATTACAATACTACCTGCTAGAAACATATCCTGATTCATCAGCGCTTCGAGCATAATCGGCGCGAGCGTTGGTAATCCGAGAACTAACGAAATGAGTAGTTCACCACCAACCAGTGCGGGAAGTATCCAACCAATAGTACTAATTGCCGGATTTATTGCTATTCTAAACGGATATTTATAGAGCAGTTTTCTTTCCGATAACCCTTTAGCTCGGGCAACCATGACATACGGTTTTTGCAGTTCATCAAGTAGATTTGCCCGAATCGTTCGAATTAATCCTGCGGTCCCATGTAAGCCTAATATGATTGCCGGTAGCCAGAGATGTTTCAGCAAATCGATGAATTTCGCCAAACTCCATGGTGCGGAAACATATTCCGGTGAAAAAAGACCTATTGCGACTTTACCGGTATTAATAAAGTATAGCCATAATAGAATGATGGCTAAAACAAACCCAGGAATTGAAATGCCAATAAATCCGAGAAACGTAAAGATATAATCCCGAATTGAATATTGATGGGTTGCCGAAAAAACTCCGATGGGTAAACCAATGAGCCATACAAAACAAAACGCACATACGGTTATCGTTACACTCCACGGTAATCGCTCTAATATAATCTTGCTCACCGGTTTATTGTATAACAACGATTGCCCTAAATCCCCATGCAGAATTCCGATGAACCATTTTGCATACCGTACATACAACGGTTCCCCTAATCCATACCGTTCCCGTAGTGCAGCAACGACATCATCGTTCACCTGTTCTCCTAGACTAGCTAATTGCGCAACATATGAAGTTACAAAATCACCCGGTGGCAACTCAATAACCGCAAACGAGACCATGGATATCGCCAATAACGTCGGGACCATTAATACAATTCGGCGTACAATATATCGAAACATAATCTCCTCACCTGCCTAAAGCAGACAAACTCCAAAATCCAAGATTCGAAATGAACATATCAATAGAATGTTCCAATAACGAAATCATAAATTTTAACTTTTAAACTATTCAGAGCTTCGATATTAGAATTATGAATTATTAAGTGTTTCGGATTTCGATATTCGCATTTAATTTTTTAATTGGTTTATTTTAAACCATGACGCTGGGTGATAATAAATAAAATTACCGTCATATAAGCCGGTTTCAGGAACGTTACGCATCGTATTGTGAATGACGAGAAATCGTCCCGTACTCAGTGGTGGTTCGTTAACAATACCGATATCCCATAAATTTTCTGCGCGAATTTTGAATGCGAGTTTATTTAACGCAATCCGTTTATCCATATTTGGTTCGGCTCGAACTTTATCCCGGATAACCATCAACTCTTTAACGGGAGGTGGTGGTTCTTCTCCAGCTTTTCCATCAGTCGCAAACCATAGTCCCCAGAGCGGACCCCAATATGAACTTGAACTAATTGGATAAACAAATGGTTGAAGTATTGGGTCAACGCCATAAGAACCATTAAACGACATATACGTTGCTAATTGAAATTGTGCTCCTGCAACTCGAGTCACCCACAGTGAGGTTGCTACTGGTCTAGGAATAACTTGAATACCAATATCTCGCCAGTATTCTTTAACCATATCCTGAACTTCCATATTTAAAAACCAACTTGCGAAAACATCATTAATCAAAAATAATCGTTTCCCATCCGGTCGAAGCCGATATCCTTCTCGGTCGCGCTTGGTTAACCCAAGTTCATCTAAAATACGGTTAGCCTCCTTCGGATTATACTCAATATCACGATTATTATATTCCGGCATATACCATGGGGTTCCTTTCCCAGGAAAATTTTGAGAAGGATAAAATGTTCCTTTAAAAAATAACTGATTGATTTCGTCTCGATTTATCGCTAACGACAACGCACGTCGAAACTGTTTATTCCAAAAAAGAGTACGTAAAAATTTATCTTGAATATGATAATTAAAAAAAATCGTCGAAAAATTACTTTCCGGAGTTGGAAATAGTTGAATGCGATAGTTCCCCTGTTGTTGATGTTCAACCAGGATCGGATAATTATTCATATCGGCTAATCGACGCTGTTGAACATCAATCTCTCCGGATAATGCACGGAGTAATACCGCATCAGGTGATGGAACAAAATATCGGTCAATTCGGTCAAGATATGGTAGTTGATTGCCAGCTTGGTCAACTTTCCAATAATACGGATTTCGTTCCAAACGGTGAACCGGTGCATCAAGTTTCGTTTTCGATATCCACGCTTCAATTCCCGGTAATTCTGGATTATTAAATTGCGCATTTTTCGCGGAGAAAAATGCGGACCACGTATCGTAATTCTCTTTTTTTCGCATCGCTTCTATTTTCTCTAGCGGAGTATATCGCGGATGAAACTGTTGTAAATAATGTTTCGGTGCATAGGTTAGATTCCAAACTGAAGCAAGATGCTCGAGGAAAAAACCGTTCGGTTTCGGGAACGTCCACCGAACCGTATACACATCAAGTTTTTCAAGTTTACCGATTTTCCCATCAACTTTCAACCACGATGGCGGAATCGGGGTTAATTCCTTATTTAAAGCGATATCTTCATACCAAAATAATAAATCGTCTGCCGTAAACGGTTTGCCATCGCTCCACTTGATTCCCTTCCGTAAATAAAGTACCAGTTGCGTTATATCTTTATTCCATTGCCAGGCGCGAACGATATTCGGCTTTATACAGGTAAATGAAGTATCATAAACCACTAGTGGTTCGCGAATAATTCGAAGACAATCAGCTAGGTCTATCACGCCGAGATGCGCTTGTCGCCAGATTCCGCCGTAGTGTCCGATTTCTTTAACCGTGACAATAAACGGTTCTTCTGGTAACCTTTCTCGAATTGGGGGAAGTTTCTTTTCTTGAACTAATTTCCGGAATTCTGCACATTCTTTATACTCCATACTTCTAGCCGGAATTCCATTCGTCGAAAATAATAAAACCACAATGAAAATATAGGTTAGACGAAAAACGATACACATAGTGGTTACTCTATGGAAAAGGAGGATAACTCGACTGCAACCGGCCGAACGGGACTATATATTTGGATTTCATCTATCATAACCCACGTATTATTCCTCGTGAGCGTTATTCTGACATACTTCGCATAGCAGGGACTAAACGTTACTAACATATCTCCGCTGATTGCATTTCCTGATTCAGTCGGTCGCACGCTGGTTGTTCCAACATGCTGCCAATTGGTACTATCAGTTGAAACTTCTACTTTCATACTTGCAGGAAAACTAATACCACTATAGTTCCCACCTAAAAAATGGCCGTATACTTTTTGGACTAATTGCGTTGACTGCAAATTGAAAGTGATTACCGGATTAACATTCTGAAATCCAACAACCCGTAATGTGGTAGTAGTATCCGGTAAATATCGGAAATCATTGAGTTTGGTAAAACTGATATCCGGATAATTTGCATCCGGTGAAGGAGAATATGCATATGGTTTTCCTATGGAAAGGAGCGTTGGATATCTTTCTTTGATAAAATGATATATATTATCATAAGCATCACGCGCATACGGAGCACTATCATAACTAGAAAAACAGAACCGTTTAATCGAATCAACATTCTGATAATATCCTAAAAGACAATCTCCTATATATGCTTCTCGGTCGAAATTACCATAATCTAAATACGTACGTAAATTTATCCCATCGGTAAGCGGACGATTATCTAATTCAATTTCTATTCCCATGGTATATGTTCTTGCTCGTTGCGCAGCAGTAGATAATCTATTGGGGTCAGGACTACCAGTACGAAACATCCAAGCATAGTTCGGTTGATATATTACACCATCAAATCTATAGGAAGTCCAAGTAGACCATCCAGTGGCACTATAGTAAGGTATCCAAAGAAATTTCATTCCACGCTTATGTACTTCATCTGCAATTTGTCTAACCAAACTTGCATCACTACCACTTTCAACCATCCAATATAATGCGACCCAATCTAGATTCGAGTAATTCGCTGTGGACCATCGGGAAAACAATTCGTTCAAATACCATTTAACTACTTTCAATCGCACAGAATCTGTAGATAGATTTTCAGTTAATCCATCACCATCAACATCTCCAAAATTGGACACCCCGGGATTCGGGTATGGAATCATCATTACAATTTTCATCTTGTATGAGGTTGATAGATTTAAGGTGGTTTTAACTTCGCCGACAACTTGATTCAGCATAGATAACTGCATATCCGGATGATGAATAGTATCAATGAATGAAAGCCAATCAACTTTATTCGTTGACCCCGTTGCATAATTTTGACCGGAAGGAGAACCACTGAGAGCTAAATACAACGCCGCATCAAACATCGTATCTAAAACCCATTTCGTTGTTGCTTCTAGATAAGCAACATAAGGAAGATAATCGTTTCGATTGCTCCAGCTGAGATTGTTAATCGCTCTTCCAATATTTTTCGGTGCCTGCCACATGCCGCCGGAATTAATTGAATAAAAAATATCATAAATCGAATCCTGCCATAAATAGGGTCCTTTATCAGAATAGTATAATATATTCCCATCGCTAGATATACATGGCCAACTCACCCCCCAACTCGTTGAGGTAGTCGCCGGAGATATGGTTCCGACTTGTGATACCGATGCGGTTGACCATGGCTGAGTCGTACTCGAACGTACCGCGCGATATATGTTCCAAGTATCACTCCCATGAATCCGGATATCTGTTCGATTCGACGCAACGTACATAGTTAGTTCATCTGCCGTAACACTAACGCCGGATTGTTCACTTGCAGTAGAATTAATCGGGGAACCAATATTAACCGGAGCAGTCCATTTTCCATTCACATCTTTTTTTGAATACCAGATATCGTATCCGCCATAGCCCCCAGACCGGGAAGAACAGAAATATAATGTCTGGTTATCTCGGGATAAAAATACGCCAAAATCATGGCCATCAGTTAGGGTGGTAACATTGATCCCAGGTGCCGCATCATCATTGACCAAATATGGCGAATTCCAACCACCGCTCGCGTTTCGAGTTGCAGTAAAAATTCTCCATCGGCCGGAATCTAGATTATACGGTGGACCGACCGCGCGATTTGATGTGAAATAGATTCGTTGTCCGTCACTAGTTAAACACGGCGATTGCTCCGAAATATCCGGAATATCTAACTCTACCACTTTCCGAGCTGGTTTCCAAATTCCACTGGTTTTTTCACTATACCAAATTTCTTCAGCACCATAATTCCCGTTCACAAAAAAAAGAGTATTACCATCTGCGGATATCCACGGCATCCGACTTCTCGTGCCCGGAGAAGGAGCATTTAAACTGTAAAAAAGGACAAGATGATGTATTCCACCAGCACGACTATCTCCTTCTGGCATATATGCGCTGAATGCAGAATGGGTCAACAGCTGGATAAGAAAAAAAATTGAAATTGATTTAACCGACATACCGAACAGTTTATCGAATTCCCGATAATCAAACATTAATGTCCAATACCAAATTCAGCTCAAACCAGGTCACACTAAACAATGGTTGATACATTGCAACCTCGATATATTACGAAAATGAAATTTCATTGGATACAAGTGGTCATCGCGCGCAAATTAGGAATATATGAATTCAGATTAGTTCTGCTGAAATGGGTTCGATACGTTCAAATTTATTCGTTTCCGAATTGGGTTTTTAAATTGCGCGATATGTTCAACCAAAGGAACAGCGCGATAATAATTAGGGTTAACCCAAATAGGATATCTCCGAAAATGAGCTTACCCAGTCCGAAAAGCACGCAATAAATGAGCGCACATCCGCTTAACCAGTTAATCAAATTTAACGGCAAATTATCCGGCGATTGGATATTCGGTATAGCTTGTTTGACCGGCTTCCACCATCCAGGTGGTTTCACTCTGCGATAAAATTCGATAAGTTTATCTTGTGCAACCGGAGCAGTCAATAGGGTTACTACCCCCCAAACGAATGTAGTGCCAATAACGGTAGTTAACGTCATGAGAACAAATTGGTATGGTACATCAACCTTCCATCCTAAGCCAAATTGGAGTGAAACGGAAATAATAAAAGCTGCTAGCATAGCTGAAATTTCAGACCACGCGTTAATCCGCCACCAGAACCAGCGAAGGATATATACCGACCCGGTTCCCGCGCCGATAGCTATAAGGAATTTCCATGCGCCGGAAATAGTATTCATCAACAGGGTGGTTATAACACTAATTCCGGCAATTACAATGGTTGTAATTCGAGAGAGTAAAACATAATGGTTCTCTGAAGCATTTGGATTGATGAACCGTTTATAGACATCGTTAATGAGATAGGATGCCCCCCAATTGAGATGGGTTGATAACGTTGACATATATGCGGCGAAAAATCCAGCGAGCATCAATCCGCGCAATCCTGCTGGGAGTAAATCATTCATTGCTAGAATGTAGCCGGTTTCTTTATCCGTTAAATTTGGATATAATACCATTGCAACTAATGCGACTAAAATCCAAGGCCAAGGTCGGATGGTATAATGTGCTATATTGAACCATAATGCTGCTAATAGCGAATGCCGTTCATTTTTTGCGGAAAAAATCCGCTGGGCAATATATCCGCCACCACCGGGTTCTGCGCCGGGATACCATGATGCCCACCAGGTCACCGCTAGATATGTAACCAGTGCAGATAATGGCATCCAAGGTGAATCAATATCAGGGAAGAAATTTAACAGATTTTTTCCATTAGGATAGGTGGCTGCTAATGCAGTTTGTAATCCGGCAATACCGCCAACTTTCTCTAATGCAAAAAACATTAACAGCACCGCACCTACCATCGCTAACCAAAATTGAATGAAATCCGTTATAACGATACTCCATAATCCGCCAAGCGCTGAATAAACCAAGGTGATACCTAGACTCAACGCTAATCCTTGAATTGGTGGAATTCCAATGGTATGCTGTAAAATTTTTACCATAGCTAAATTTACCCAACCGATGATAATACAATTGATCGGAATCGCTAGATAAACCGCTTTAAATCCGCGAAGGATACTTGCAGGAGTACCCGAATATCGCGCTTCAACGAATTCTACATCAGTGATAACTTCACTGCGCCGCCATAATCGTGCGAAAACGAATACGGTTAATATTCCGCTGAACACCATATTCCACCAGAGCCAGTTTCCAGCAATCCCATGACTTGCAACCAATCCGGTTACCGCTAATGGTGTATCCGCAGCGAACGTAGTTGCAACCATTGAAGTTCCAGCTAGCCACCAATGCAGATTTCTTCCGGAAACGAAATATTCACCGACATTCTTCCCGCCCTTTTTAGTAAATGAAATACCAACGAGCAAAACGAAAATAAAATATGCAGCGATAATCAGACCATCAAGATATACGAGTTTCATATTCTTGTTCCTATCTTTTCCTTGATTTTCCGAAACTTTTCCAGCGAAAATATGAAATTGTAAACATACTCAAGAGTATCTATACCACCAAAATTAACTCCATATTATTTCACTCTATTGGGATATCGTGGTTAACTTTTTATTTGACAGTCATCTTTTGATTTATGGGATTTACTCAATACCGTTGCTACTTTCCTTATTGCGGTTGCAATATCTTGAACATCCGATTCGCTTATTCCTTCATTCCAACTTATACATAACCAATGCTTGAGCGACCAGAGCGCATTTGGATAATCTTCCGCCCTATACCGACCTGCTCCTTTGTTCGTTCTTTCGCAATCAAATGGACAATGGGTTTTCCCATACGTTTTCTGTTCCTTAATAACGTCATATTCGAAGATTAACTTCGGAATATAACCTAACGTAACCGGGATTCCTTCCGCTGCTAGCGCCTGCTGAAACTCCTGACTACTGACACCTAATTCTTGTTCATCTACCGTAAACGAATACATCCAGTAGCTGGGGTTAACGACTTCAAGCATTTTTGGTGGATTGACCCCAGGAATATTACGAATCAGACTAGTTAGTTGTTCTGCTGTTTTCCGCCGGGTAGCAACGATAGCATCCAGTTTATACAACTGCGCTAATCCCACTGCCGCTTGTAATTCGGTCATTCGATAATTCGGTGCTAAAAATAAATGACCGCGACCGGATTTATCTCGCGGCCATCCTTTATCCGAAAATAATTTCGCGCGGTATCCGAGTTGTTCATCATTGCTGATTGTCATTCCGCCATCACCGGTCGTTATTTGTTTCGATTGCTGAAACGAAAAACAACCCATAATACCGAACGTTCCGACTTTTTTCCCTTTATACTCAGCAGCATGCGCCTGACAGCAATCTTCTACTACCCAGAGATGATATTTATCCGCTATCGCTAATATCGCATCCATATCGCACGGCTGACCAAATAAATGCACAGCGATGATTCCTTTTGTCTTTTGCGAGATATATTTTTCAATTGACTGCGGTGAAAGATTACCGGTTAACGGGTCAACATCAGCAAAAATCGGTATCGCATTACATAATAATATAGCGATCACCGTTCCCATATCGGTTATCGGCGTGGTGATAATTTCATCGCCCGGTCCCACCTCTAAAGCACCGAGTGCTATATGAAGTGCAGCGGTTCCTGAACTTGAACTTACTGCGGATTTTATCCCGTAATATTCAGCAAAGGCTCGTTCAAATTGGGTGACAAATTTTCCACCGACTCCAAACAAATGACCACTTTCAAGAACTTCCATCACAAACTGTTTTTCTTCTTCTCCGATCCACCGGCCGGATTGATCGTTTACCGTTGGAAAAGGTTTTATTCTCACTTTTTCTCCACCATTAATTGCCAATCGTTCTAATGTATCCATGGGAACTGTTTCTCCTTAATTTGCACTTCTCTACAGAGATATCTCGGTTTGCACTATTAACTTCATAGTACCGATGTTAACCATTATGAGAGTTCTCGCGATACATCCATATATATCTGTACAAAATTGATAGCCAAGTATCGACCTAACTCTCGACGAATTATTCTTATTTTTTAACCACAACTGCGGTTGAAATAACCCGAGGGAAACCATCTGATGGTCGATTAACAACCTCTCCATTATACCATAAGGTTGAAGACCCTCCACCATCGAAATTAAGCGCAGCATAACAATCTAAATCTAACATAATTTCAGCAAGTTCCCTCAATGTTGCACCAATACTATACCGTTTATTACCTGGTCTTTCAATATTTCGGTCGTCATCAACCGTCAATAAAATCAGTTGATGCTTGGTGGTTATTCCGATTGCAGACCGGGGCGCACGCGATTTCTCATCGGTAACCGTATGGGTAAATCGTGTTGGTGCCCATAGTTTTGCACGAAACTCTTCCCTAGGCGGTTCCTGTTCAAAAAAATAGGCAGGTATAAGTCTTCCTTGGTCAACCAGCTGTGGTCCAGCAGCAATTCCATGTAACATTGTCCCGAATCTTCTCGGTAATTTTAAGGTATATTCTACTTTCCGACTGACGGATAATCCGGCAAGAATCTGGTCTAATTCCGGACTATTTTTATCGTATGAAAGAACAAATCCATTTTGTGGTATGGTCGTTCCCGGTTCTTCATTGAGTTCAACAACTTCTTGTTCGGTTATGACTAATTCCGTTTTATTCGCATCATTCGGGGTGGTGGTACCATACGTTCGTGTATAGATGGTTGCTGAGCGAATGTTACAATTATTAATTTTAATTTCGATATCTTTCATCGAAACCCGATGGATAAATACTTCCCCTCGAGTATTAATTAAGAGACAACTACGAGTAAATGTTGGCGGAATCAGAATAGTGCCGTCTATCATTAAGAATCCAACCGGATCATTCATAACACCATGGATACTATCCAATTCTTCCGGCATATTCAAAAAATAGCCGGCATTAATCCCAGCATTAGCCTTAGCTGTTTCACAAAGTTCCGGTAGCGTGGCAAAACTGTTTGTATATCCAATAGGCATTAAGGTAGGAATAACCGGAAACCAACCATCGTTATATAACGCCAACTGATTTTCTTTGAACTCTTCAGAAAATTTAAATGGAGTCGCGGTTCGTGGTATTGAATAATACAATCTACGCTGATTGCTCACCTGCATTACTATCTGTCGTTCGCATTCATCTTTAACCGGGGCAACCTCGAACCAGCGTCGATATCCCTTATGCATCCAGAGTCGTTTTTCCTGAACCAAATTGGTTATAACGATAAATTCTATTGCATCAAAGGATAAAATGGTTTTCCCTCTGATGGATAACGGTTTCCAGATATTAGGCACTCCTTTATTGCGACTGATAATTAATACTGTATCATTCGTTTCTTCGCCCCGGATACCGTTCAAGCTAACATTTTTAATTCGTCGGAATGCAGCGGCAATTTGTTCCATTTTTTTAAGGGTGTTCGGAACATTAGCTATGACCGGGAATATCGAAATTTCTTTCTGAATGAGTTTTTTTAGGTCTAATGTAATCCAGTGGATTACTACCGGACCCGCAAGTGATTGAATAGTTTTCTGCGCTAATTTCATGTACTCAACTTAATCGTACCGTTAAGGTTATGGAAACGATTTGTTTTATCGATTGCGTTCCGCGGCTATGGTTAAATACTCAATCGGCTACCGATGATGAATCCTGATACATAACTGGATATTATTTAACGTATTTACTGCACGAATCCACTCATTTAACGATTGATTAGAAGCAAACTAAACCTGCACCCGAAACAGAAATACACCGTTCTGCTCCTAATGGCAACGCCCGCGGGGTATAATATTCTTGCTGTAATACGTTCAATACTCGGTCAACTTGGTTCTTTTCCACAAGGACAAGAACACAGCCACCCAGCCCAGCTCCGGTTAATCCAGCGCCAACCACACCTGGGATACGTCGCGCGATATCAACCAATAAATCTAACTCCGCACAACTACACCGGTATCCACCGCTCTGCCGATAGAGTTGCGCTCGTTCTATCCGTTCGGGTTCGTTACTTTCCAAATCGGAGATGAGCTGTTCCAACTGCGCTACAGTAGTATGATTATTGTACGGTCGACAATTCTTTTCAGAATCGTATTCGACTACACGGTCACCGTCATGGGAAATACTCATTAATTTCCCAAATCCCACCATATCATTGTTCGCTAAAAAATCTACACAAATTTTCCCACGTTCACATTCAGCTAACCCAAATAATATGATATCTCGAACCCGATATCCGGTTGCCGGTTCATCGTGCGTACAAAATAATTCATCTAAATGCTCTTTGTGTTCCGACAATTGCGCATATGCTTCTGCTCGAGTCATGGTTTCGGGTAGTGATTTAAGCATTCGATAAATTGTTGATTCAGATACACCGAGATGATGCGCATTTATATCCCGGAGATGTTCTAATTTTGCCGCAAACTCCGGATAATTCTTTTTAATGAGCAGAAATCCGAGTTCATACCCCGCGATCCGCGAATTGAACATATCCT
This portion of the bacterium genome encodes:
- a CDS encoding phosphodiester glycosidase family protein yields the protein MKLAQKTIQSLAGPVVIHWITLDLKKLIQKEISIFPVIANVPNTLKKMEQIAAAFRRIKNVSLNGIRGEETNDTVLIISRNKGVPNIWKPLSIRGKTILSFDAIEFIVITNLVQEKRLWMHKGYRRWFEVAPVKDECERQIVMQVSNQRRLYYSIPRTATPFKFSEEFKENQLALYNDGWFPVIPTLMPIGYTNSFATLPELCETAKANAGINAGYFLNMPEELDSIHGVMNDPVGFLMIDGTILIPPTFTRSCLLINTRGEVFIHRVSMKDIEIKINNCNIRSATIYTRTYGTTTPNDANKTELVITEQEVVELNEEPGTTIPQNGFVLSYDKNSPELDQILAGLSVSRKVEYTLKLPRRFGTMLHGIAAGPQLVDQGRLIPAYFFEQEPPREEFRAKLWAPTRFTHTVTDEKSRAPRSAIGITTKHQLILLTVDDDRNIERPGNKRYSIGATLRELAEIMLDLDCYAALNFDGGGSSTLWYNGEVVNRPSDGFPRVISTAVVVKK